In Deltaproteobacteria bacterium, a single genomic region encodes these proteins:
- a CDS encoding cyclic nucleotide-binding domain-containing protein: MVSVDLLKQYTFFKGFRAEQIKKLADIATQESYKADFLLWKKGDPAKYLYFLEGGKVLLFLDAYMGTTRPPVFVSVDLITKGDVMGWSSVIEPYVYTLGARCIDDSKAIVFDGAKLRKLLDKDSKLAYKFMHATAKVIATRLNNTEIILVGERGLSILDE, from the coding sequence ATGGTTTCGGTGGATCTCTTAAAGCAGTATACTTTTTTCAAAGGGTTCAGGGCTGAACAGATCAAGAAGCTGGCGGATATAGCCACTCAAGAATCTTATAAGGCCGATTTTCTGTTATGGAAAAAGGGGGATCCGGCAAAATACCTCTACTTCTTGGAAGGGGGAAAGGTTCTTCTGTTCCTGGATGCTTACATGGGCACTACCAGACCACCCGTGTTTGTTTCCGTAGACCTCATCACAAAAGGAGACGTCATGGGATGGTCATCTGTCATTGAACCTTACGTGTACACCTTAGGAGCCCGATGTATTGATGATTCGAAAGCCATCGTCTTCGATGGAGCTAAGCTCAGGAAGCTACTCGATAAAGACAGTAAGCTAGCGTATAAATTCATGCATGCCACGGCAAAAGTAATAGCCACCCGTTTGAACAATACCGAGATTATTCTGGTCGGTGAGCGAGGACTGTCTATTCTTGACGAATAA
- a CDS encoding DGQHR domain-containing protein → MNIEVLKYRQKDKDIFIFSAEPNYIKKLVKISDISAGDDNFQRPFDPKRIIEIRNYVSGKDKLYKKGKEIYAKGYIPNAIVLNLSSRYKLTESDKKFYLNFPDTESVSKFKESIEIIDGQHRLLAFNEECVHDLEKQPYLMCFVAFINLSSDEKKEIFMVLNERQKTVDKNILLRHKKLLNLLLDEEETRYEVIAKLNDENDSPFYNRVIMAGEKKKNAFKASSIDEILSSSKALDKLIDSKNQISVKHYKVFKNYLNAWQQNFKGAWADSKNTLSKVSGVRFMFYLFPSFYEVLKMRDGGKDFQVSAFSAIVQELKNNHFNDSFDLKKAGKFQFFQDKTSIGKLANTLGKELVEQYQDRGDDILV, encoded by the coding sequence ATGAATATTGAAGTATTGAAATATCGTCAGAAGGATAAAGATATATTTATTTTTTCGGCTGAACCGAACTATATCAAAAAATTAGTTAAGATCAGTGATATTTCTGCCGGTGATGATAATTTCCAGCGCCCATTTGATCCTAAGAGAATTATCGAAATTAGGAACTATGTGTCAGGGAAAGATAAGCTTTATAAGAAGGGGAAAGAGATTTATGCAAAAGGGTATATACCTAATGCAATCGTTCTGAATTTGAGTTCTCGGTACAAACTGACAGAAAGTGACAAAAAGTTCTATTTAAATTTTCCTGATACAGAAAGTGTAAGTAAATTTAAAGAATCAATTGAGATAATTGACGGACAGCATAGGCTGTTGGCATTCAATGAGGAATGTGTACATGATTTAGAAAAACAACCATATTTGATGTGTTTCGTAGCCTTTATAAATTTGTCGAGTGATGAAAAGAAAGAGATATTTATGGTTTTGAATGAACGTCAGAAAACCGTAGATAAGAACATCTTATTACGACACAAAAAATTGCTGAATTTACTTTTGGATGAAGAGGAAACTAGATATGAAGTAATTGCGAAACTTAATGATGAAAATGATTCACCATTTTATAATAGAGTAATCATGGCTGGGGAAAAGAAAAAGAATGCATTTAAGGCTAGTTCAATAGACGAAATACTAAGTTCGTCAAAAGCACTTGACAAATTAATTGATTCGAAAAATCAGATCAGTGTAAAACATTACAAAGTATTTAAGAACTATTTAAATGCGTGGCAACAAAATTTCAAAGGTGCTTGGGCTGATAGTAAAAATACTTTATCAAAGGTTTCAGGCGTCAGATTTATGTTTTATTTATTTCCATCGTTTTATGAAGTGCTTAAAATGAGGGATGGTGGCAAAGACTTTCAGGTATCAGCTTTTTCTGCTATAGTACAGGAACTAAAAAATAATCACTTTAATGATTCATTTGACTTGAAGAAAGCTGGCAAATTTCAGTTTTTTCAAGATAAGACCAGTATTGGTAAATTAGC